AAGCATCTTTTCAATATCATAACCTTTCAATTCGTCTTTCAATAAATAAACAATTGCGGCCAGCCTCCAGGAATGCTCTGCTACGCTTTCTTGTCTTCCACTTGAAGTCCAAGAATGCCGGGGGATGCATTTCAATTTTTCTAACTTACCAAGAAAAGAAAGCAGCAGTTCTAAGTTCATGAAATAGTTCCTTTTGATGTTTTTCGCCCTGACTGCATAGTATGGTTGCGAATCATCATCCCGGTAGCCTTTGACATTCCGTGCCGGAGATAGAATGGCTGCACCTTTTTGTCGCACAGCAGATCTACCATATACAAGCCTTTTAATCTCTTCAACATTCTTTTGACCAACTCACTTCCGATGTCCTGATTCCGGTATTCGGGCAAGACCTCCAGCAGCGGAATATACGCGCACAGCACGCCGTCGCTGATGGCGGTGATAAAACCGGTCACTTTATTCGTTCGGGTCTCGACCGCTAAAACAACGTGATCGCTGTTTTTCAGCAAAAGCAAATGAGTCCGGGGTGAAAGCTTTTTAGGCCAACCTTCAAAGAATCCCCGCAGCATTGAAGGATCGATGCCCTCAAGCGATGAGATATAGGTAATCGTAGACATTGTAGGATATATTTAATCATAACGGGCCGTTATATGCAACTAAATAATGAAAATATTTCGATCTTTTTGCCGTGATCAAACGGCCCCGGCCATCCGCCGCTTTCTTCAATGTCCGGCCGGATGGTAAATAAAAACAACTGTTGACATTTAAAGACTCCATCACTATAATGATCGCATGAACAAAACTTCACGCCGGATGTTCCCCTTTCCGGCCATCATCGGCCAGGACAAGCTGAAGACCGCCTATCTGGCCAACGTGATCAACCCGCGCATCGGCGGACTGCTTATCTCCGGGCCCAAGGGCACCGGCAAGAGCACCGCCGTGCATTCGATAGCCGCGGTGCTGCCCGATCACAGCGCGGTGCAGGACTGCCCCTTCAACTGTGATCCGGGC
This region of bacterium genomic DNA includes:
- a CDS encoding HD domain-containing protein; the encoded protein is MNLELLLSFLGKLEKLKCIPRHSWTSSGRQESVAEHSWRLAAIVYLLKDELKGYDIEKML
- a CDS encoding GNAT family N-acetyltransferase; amino-acid sequence: MLRGFFEGWPKKLSPRTHLLLLKNSDHVVLAVETRTNKVTGFITAISDGVLCAYIPLLEVLPEYRNQDIGSELVKRMLKRLKGLYMVDLLCDKKVQPFYLRHGMSKATGMMIRNHTMQSGRKTSKGTIS